A genomic region of Marinobacter sp. NP-4(2019) contains the following coding sequences:
- the ileS gene encoding isoleucine--tRNA ligase, producing MSDYKHTLNLPETAFPMRGNLAKREPDMLKRWQDLDVYGNLRKQREGRDKFILHDGPPYANGSIHIGHAVNKILKDMIVKSRSFMGYDAPYVPGWDCHGLPIEHKVEQEIGKAGVKVDYKTFRQACRDYATKQIAGQKADFIRLGVMGEWDKPYLTMDPKVEAGIVRALGKIVAKGHLVRGYKPVYWSVVGQSALAEAEVEYQDKTSTQIDVRFTAVDQAKALLPFGTDKGEGDVSVVIWTTTPWTIPANQAVSLSADLDYALVQLDVGRGPERMILAAEMVEGIMARWSVEDFEVLATCSGAALEHLALHHPIYDRQVPVTLGDHVSTDAGTGAVHTAPDHGLEDFEVGKAYGIDTLNLVQADGTYTAAAGEFAGVHVYKADEPVCSALEREGKLVFSEKFRHSYPHCWRTKTPLIYRATPQWFISMDKENLRADALEAIKGVRWVPAWGQNRIEAMFQQSPDWCISRQRTWGVPITLFIHKETQELHPDTQNLIEAVAKEIETGGIDAWYEMDTNALLGEDADQYEKVTDTLDVWFDSGVTHDSVLRPRSELGQFPADMYLEGSDQHRGWFQSSLKTSIAMNGVAPYRQVLTHGFTVDGKGHKMSKSMGNVIAPQEVMNELGADILRLWVAATDYSGEMTVSKDILRQTADGYRRIRNTARFLLSNLTGFEPDQHMVAPEDMIALDRWMVDRALQLQNELNEDYQNYAFLRIYQKVYNFCEATLGGFYLDIIKDRQYTTQADSRERRSCQTALYHVAEALVRWIAPILSFTADEIWQTLPGKRGDTVFYETWYEGLTALPENAELGRDYWREIYSVKEAVNKCLEEARGRGEIKGSLSAEVTLYCEGELAADLKHLGEELRFVLITSEATVKPVSEAGDAEPTTHEGLLVKVTPAAHAKCERCWHHREDVGQHATYTDLCGRCVTNVEGAGETRSFA from the coding sequence ATGAGCGACTACAAGCACACTCTGAATCTGCCTGAAACCGCCTTTCCCATGCGCGGTAACCTGGCCAAGCGCGAGCCGGACATGCTCAAGCGCTGGCAGGACCTGGACGTCTACGGCAACCTGCGCAAACAGCGTGAAGGGCGGGACAAGTTTATCCTCCATGATGGCCCTCCTTACGCCAACGGCAGCATTCACATCGGTCACGCGGTCAACAAGATCCTCAAGGACATGATCGTCAAGTCCCGCAGTTTCATGGGGTATGACGCGCCCTATGTGCCGGGCTGGGACTGTCATGGCCTGCCCATTGAACACAAGGTTGAGCAGGAAATCGGCAAGGCAGGTGTGAAGGTGGATTACAAAACCTTCCGTCAGGCTTGTCGTGACTATGCCACCAAGCAGATCGCCGGGCAGAAAGCCGACTTTATCCGTTTGGGCGTGATGGGCGAGTGGGATAAGCCCTACCTCACCATGGACCCGAAAGTGGAAGCGGGTATTGTTCGCGCGCTCGGCAAGATTGTCGCCAAAGGTCACCTGGTTCGTGGTTACAAGCCGGTTTACTGGAGTGTGGTGGGTCAGTCCGCACTGGCAGAGGCCGAGGTAGAGTACCAGGACAAGACTTCCACCCAGATTGACGTGCGCTTTACCGCGGTGGACCAGGCCAAGGCTCTGTTACCGTTTGGCACCGACAAGGGGGAAGGGGATGTGTCCGTGGTGATCTGGACCACCACACCCTGGACTATCCCCGCCAACCAGGCGGTATCTCTGAGTGCCGATCTGGACTACGCCCTGGTTCAGCTGGACGTCGGGCGGGGCCCTGAGCGTATGATCCTGGCCGCCGAGATGGTGGAAGGCATTATGGCGCGCTGGTCCGTTGAAGACTTCGAGGTGCTGGCCACCTGTTCCGGTGCCGCGCTGGAGCATCTGGCGCTTCACCACCCGATTTACGACAGGCAGGTGCCGGTGACCCTGGGGGATCACGTATCAACGGACGCGGGTACTGGCGCCGTACACACCGCTCCCGACCATGGCCTGGAAGACTTTGAAGTGGGCAAGGCCTACGGCATCGATACCCTGAACCTGGTGCAGGCGGATGGTACTTATACCGCCGCCGCAGGCGAGTTTGCCGGCGTGCACGTGTATAAAGCCGACGAGCCGGTGTGTTCCGCGCTGGAGCGTGAGGGCAAACTGGTGTTCTCCGAGAAATTCCGCCACAGCTATCCCCATTGCTGGCGCACCAAGACACCGCTGATCTACCGCGCTACCCCGCAATGGTTCATCAGCATGGACAAGGAAAACCTGCGTGCCGATGCCCTGGAAGCCATCAAGGGTGTGCGCTGGGTTCCGGCCTGGGGGCAGAATCGCATTGAGGCCATGTTCCAGCAGTCTCCGGACTGGTGTATCTCCCGTCAGCGTACCTGGGGGGTGCCGATCACCCTGTTTATCCATAAGGAAACCCAGGAACTGCACCCGGATACCCAGAACCTGATCGAGGCGGTGGCCAAAGAGATCGAAACTGGTGGTATCGACGCCTGGTATGAGATGGATACCAACGCGCTGCTGGGTGAAGACGCCGACCAGTATGAGAAAGTTACGGACACCCTGGATGTCTGGTTTGACTCGGGTGTGACCCACGATTCGGTCCTGCGCCCGCGTTCCGAGCTGGGTCAGTTCCCGGCCGACATGTATCTGGAAGGTTCCGATCAGCACCGTGGCTGGTTCCAGTCGTCCCTGAAAACCTCCATCGCCATGAACGGAGTCGCCCCCTACAGGCAGGTGCTGACCCACGGCTTTACGGTGGATGGCAAGGGTCACAAGATGTCCAAGTCCATGGGCAACGTGATTGCGCCCCAGGAAGTCATGAACGAGCTGGGCGCCGACATCCTGCGCTTGTGGGTGGCTGCCACGGATTACAGTGGCGAGATGACAGTCTCCAAGGACATTCTCCGTCAGACCGCGGACGGCTACCGTCGAATCCGCAACACCGCGCGTTTCCTGCTCAGCAACCTCACCGGGTTCGAGCCGGACCAGCACATGGTGGCGCCGGAGGACATGATTGCCCTGGATCGCTGGATGGTGGATCGTGCCCTGCAGTTGCAGAATGAACTCAACGAGGACTACCAGAACTACGCGTTCCTGCGTATCTATCAGAAGGTGTACAACTTCTGCGAAGCGACACTGGGAGGGTTTTACCTCGATATCATCAAGGACCGCCAGTACACCACCCAGGCCGACAGCCGCGAGCGTCGTTCCTGCCAGACCGCGCTCTACCACGTGGCCGAAGCCCTGGTGCGCTGGATTGCACCGATCCTGAGTTTCACCGCTGACGAAATCTGGCAGACCCTGCCGGGTAAGCGTGGCGACACCGTGTTCTACGAGACCTGGTACGAGGGCCTCACGGCGCTGCCGGAGAATGCCGAGCTGGGGCGCGACTACTGGCGTGAAATCTACAGTGTCAAGGAAGCGGTGAACAAGTGTCTGGAAGAAGCCCGCGGGCGCGGTGAAATCAAAGGTTCCCTGAGTGCGGAAGTCACCCTGTACTGCGAAGGCGAACTGGCGGCGGATCTCAAGCACCTGGGTGAAGAGCTGAGGTTCGTGCTGATTACCTCGGAAGCGACGGTCAAGCCGGTGTCCGAAGCAGGGGATGCCGAGCCCACCACCCACGAAGGATTGTTGGTGAAGGTGACCCCGGCGGCCCATGCCAAATGTGAGCGTTGCTGGCATCACCGGGAAGATGTGGGGCAGCACGCGACCTACACCGATCTCTGTGGCCGTTGTGTCACCAACGTGGAAGGCGCGGGTGAAACCCGCTCGTTCGCCTGA
- the lspA gene encoding signal peptidase II yields the protein MDAVMTDERPGAKLKWLWLAVLVIALDLATKAMATAMLTYGNPVPVIPSFNLTLLHNTGAAFSFLAGADGWQRWFFVVLAIGVSVALVIWLRSLKRHETWLAVAIALILGGALGNVYDRVVHGYVVDFLHFYWQDWHFPAFNLADTAITIGAGMMILDMFRKHPEEAADGSDKH from the coding sequence ATGGATGCCGTTATGACCGATGAACGCCCCGGCGCCAAACTGAAGTGGCTGTGGCTGGCGGTTCTGGTGATTGCGCTGGATCTGGCGACCAAAGCCATGGCAACGGCCATGCTGACCTATGGCAACCCGGTGCCCGTGATCCCCAGCTTCAACTTGACGTTGCTGCACAATACCGGCGCTGCCTTCAGCTTCCTGGCAGGCGCCGATGGCTGGCAGCGCTGGTTTTTCGTGGTGCTGGCCATTGGCGTGAGCGTGGCCCTGGTGATTTGGCTCCGGTCCCTCAAACGCCATGAAACCTGGCTGGCCGTTGCTATCGCCCTGATTCTCGGCGGCGCACTGGGCAACGTCTATGACCGGGTAGTGCATGGATACGTGGTGGATTTCCTGCATTTCTACTGGCAGGACTGGCATTTTCCCGCGTTCAACCTGGCCGACACCGCGATCACCATCGGGGCCGGCATGATGATTCTCGACATGTTCCGCAAGCACCCCGAAGAGGCTGCGGACGGGAGTGATAAACACTGA
- the fkpB gene encoding FKBP-type peptidyl-prolyl cis-trans isomerase, whose amino-acid sequence MKELPVDKGTRVTLHFALKFQDGEVVDSTFEKEPATLEIGDENLPENFEAYLMGMTAGEQKSVEVPPEKAFGQHNPNNVQTFKRHEFSADMVLEPGVMISFADARQQELPGVVSRVEGDEVEVDFNHPLAGRTLTFDVEIIDVEPVGPAH is encoded by the coding sequence ATGAAAGAATTGCCTGTAGACAAGGGAACCCGTGTAACCCTGCATTTCGCGTTGAAGTTCCAGGACGGTGAAGTGGTGGACTCCACCTTTGAGAAAGAACCCGCCACCCTGGAAATTGGTGACGAGAATCTGCCCGAGAACTTCGAAGCCTATCTGATGGGCATGACCGCGGGTGAGCAAAAATCCGTGGAAGTACCCCCGGAGAAAGCGTTCGGTCAGCACAACCCGAACAACGTACAAACCTTCAAGCGCCATGAATTCAGTGCCGACATGGTGCTGGAGCCGGGCGTGATGATTTCTTTCGCCGATGCGCGCCAGCAGGAGTTGCCGGGTGTCGTCAGCCGTGTCGAGGGTGATGAAGTGGAAGTGGACTTCAACCATCCCCTGGCAGGGCGTACACTGACCTTCGACGTGGAAATTATTGACGTGGAGCCGGTCGGACCGGCCCACTAA
- the ispH gene encoding 4-hydroxy-3-methylbut-2-enyl diphosphate reductase, translating into MQIRLANPRGFCAGVDRAIEIVNRALDVFGAPIYVRHEVVHNKFVVDNLRDRGAIFVDELHEVPDDTLVIFSAHGVSQAVQNEAASRGLKVFDATCPLVTKVHMEVMRYSREGRECILIGHQGHPEVEGTMGQYDHSNGGDIYLVENEEDVEKLAVQNPSKLSYVTQTTLSMDDTARVIDALRARFPEIQGPRKDDICYATQNRQDAVKQLAGDCDLMLVVGSPNSSNSNRLRELAERMGTPAYLIDEAAQIEPQWLDGKQSVGVTAGASAPEVLVNDVIARLRELGGDLPEEIAGREENIVFSMPKELRIDVVDVS; encoded by the coding sequence ATGCAGATCCGACTCGCGAACCCCCGTGGCTTTTGTGCCGGTGTCGACCGTGCCATCGAAATCGTTAATCGGGCCCTGGATGTGTTCGGGGCGCCCATTTACGTACGCCACGAAGTTGTTCATAACAAATTCGTGGTCGACAACCTGCGGGATCGTGGCGCGATTTTCGTGGACGAGCTGCATGAAGTGCCAGACGACACTCTGGTCATCTTCAGCGCCCACGGCGTGTCCCAGGCGGTGCAGAATGAAGCGGCGAGCCGTGGCCTGAAAGTATTTGATGCCACCTGCCCACTGGTCACCAAAGTCCACATGGAAGTCATGCGCTACAGCCGCGAGGGCCGTGAGTGCATCCTGATCGGTCACCAGGGTCATCCGGAAGTCGAAGGCACCATGGGCCAGTACGATCACAGCAACGGCGGCGACATCTACCTGGTTGAAAACGAAGAGGATGTTGAAAAGCTGGCGGTGCAGAACCCTTCCAAGCTGTCCTACGTCACCCAGACCACACTGTCGATGGACGATACCGCCCGCGTCATTGACGCCTTGCGCGCCAGGTTCCCCGAAATCCAGGGGCCCCGGAAAGACGATATCTGCTACGCCACCCAGAACCGCCAGGACGCCGTCAAGCAGCTGGCCGGCGACTGCGACCTGATGCTGGTGGTCGGCTCGCCCAACAGTTCCAACTCCAACCGACTGCGGGAACTGGCTGAGCGCATGGGCACCCCCGCCTACCTGATCGACGAAGCCGCCCAGATTGAACCGCAATGGTTGGACGGCAAACAATCTGTCGGCGTCACCGCCGGCGCCTCCGCCCCGGAAGTGCTGGTGAATGACGTAATAGCCCGCCTCCGCGAGCTTGGCGGCGACCTGCCCGAGGAGATTGCGGGCAGGGAGGAGAACATTGTGTTTTCCATGCCGAAGGAGTTGCGGATTGATGTGGTGGATGTAAGCTGA
- a CDS encoding GspH/FimT family pseudopilin produces the protein MSVIKRHSGFTLIELLITIIILGIIAAFAVPSFREMVLNNRLSAQINETTSLVSFARSEASKILSGVVTVCASTDSATCSGNSNWETGVIVFRDDDMNATFGGTDELLKVSGGLAGGNTLRIIDMTSDSGNYVQFDNKGFPRASAAVPPNVAGTFVLCDERGAAEARAISINFSGQTHLARDTDGNGILNDHEGNDVTCP, from the coding sequence ATGTCTGTAATCAAGCGTCATTCGGGTTTTACCCTCATTGAACTTCTGATCACCATTATCATCCTCGGGATCATCGCAGCGTTTGCGGTCCCGTCTTTCCGTGAGATGGTGCTGAATAACCGCCTTTCTGCACAAATCAATGAGACAACCAGCCTTGTCAGCTTTGCACGCAGTGAAGCGTCGAAGATTCTCTCCGGTGTCGTTACGGTATGTGCGTCCACAGACAGCGCCACTTGCAGTGGCAACTCCAACTGGGAAACCGGTGTCATTGTATTCCGCGATGATGATATGAATGCGACATTTGGTGGCACTGATGAGCTGCTCAAGGTCAGCGGAGGGCTTGCTGGCGGTAATACGCTCAGAATTATTGATATGACCAGTGACAGCGGCAATTACGTGCAGTTTGACAACAAGGGTTTCCCCAGGGCTTCGGCTGCTGTCCCGCCAAATGTGGCTGGTACGTTTGTTCTCTGTGACGAAAGGGGAGCTGCCGAAGCGAGGGCCATCTCGATCAATTTCTCGGGTCAGACCCATTTGGCCAGGGACACAGATGGCAATGGCATTCTGAACGACCATGAAGGCAACGACGTTACCTGTCCGTGA
- the pilV gene encoding type IV pilus modification protein PilV, which yields MNKECTHKHPFSRTGDSARSQRGFTLIEILVTVFILAIGLLGLAGLTLEGMRNNQGAYLRTQASILAYDMADRMRANKERASDYAGFSTDGASTTLPACATDAAGCTPADQATVDKVEWTRQIQGVGSDMVLLPGGVGTIQFDAATSRFTITVTWDEVAREGDAGETISGDGSYTVRFLL from the coding sequence ATGAACAAAGAGTGTACTCATAAACATCCGTTTTCCCGCACCGGCGACTCTGCCCGAAGCCAGCGTGGCTTCACGCTCATAGAGATCCTTGTGACGGTGTTCATTCTGGCGATAGGCCTGCTCGGTCTGGCCGGCCTTACTCTGGAGGGTATGCGTAACAACCAGGGAGCGTATCTCAGAACACAGGCCAGCATCCTCGCCTACGATATGGCTGATCGAATGCGCGCCAACAAAGAAAGGGCGTCGGATTATGCCGGCTTCAGCACAGATGGGGCTTCAACCACTCTGCCGGCCTGCGCTACAGATGCTGCCGGCTGTACGCCTGCCGACCAGGCCACGGTGGATAAGGTCGAATGGACCCGTCAGATCCAGGGGGTAGGCAGCGATATGGTCTTGTTGCCCGGAGGCGTTGGGACGATTCAATTCGATGCAGCCACGTCAAGGTTCACTATCACCGTGACCTGGGATGAAGTCGCCCGTGAGGGAGACGCGGGCGAGACGATTAGCGGCGACGGTTCATACACCGTGCGGTTTCTATTGTGA
- a CDS encoding PilW family protein → MRKTQGGLSLVELMVALALSATLIFGVFTVYMDSNRTSQVSNALARTQEAARIAIDLMARDMRMVGFQGCADPDDVTLNVIADDPPTDDFFETTLRGWEVTDGTWADGTEYDNTDIESDAKVGSDVISVQRGETMGIELSGKMDVENANVQVKGDDVERFGQNDIVMISNCEAADLFRISSQPSSDTWAHASGVNSTNFLSRAYTEEARIMKFSSSVYFVADTGRDDARGNDIFALYRQINQLDGSLLPPEEIVENVENLQIEYGEVLATNNIRYRPADEVGDMTSVKALRIGMLISHSDPVRDDNDTAAYALPGETITGTSGGGAVTHPEDRRLRRTFVSTVMLRNRD, encoded by the coding sequence ATGAGGAAAACCCAGGGTGGTCTTTCACTGGTGGAGCTGATGGTGGCGCTCGCTCTCAGCGCCACCCTGATATTCGGCGTGTTCACGGTGTACATGGATTCCAACCGGACCTCTCAGGTAAGCAATGCGCTGGCGCGAACCCAGGAAGCTGCCCGCATTGCCATTGACCTTATGGCCCGGGATATGCGCATGGTCGGGTTCCAGGGCTGTGCCGATCCGGATGATGTGACCTTGAATGTCATCGCAGACGACCCGCCCACGGATGATTTTTTTGAGACTACGTTGCGTGGCTGGGAGGTGACGGACGGAACCTGGGCCGACGGCACGGAATATGACAATACCGACATTGAGTCCGATGCCAAAGTGGGCAGTGACGTGATCTCTGTGCAGCGTGGCGAAACGATGGGGATTGAGCTCTCTGGAAAAATGGATGTCGAAAATGCCAATGTCCAGGTAAAAGGCGACGATGTAGAGCGGTTTGGCCAGAACGATATTGTAATGATTTCCAATTGTGAGGCGGCGGACCTCTTCCGTATCTCCAGTCAGCCCTCCTCCGACACTTGGGCTCATGCTAGTGGCGTAAACAGTACAAACTTTTTGAGCCGGGCCTATACCGAAGAGGCCAGGATCATGAAATTTTCCTCCTCCGTATACTTCGTCGCCGATACTGGAAGGGATGACGCCAGAGGCAACGACATTTTCGCATTATACCGTCAGATAAATCAGCTGGACGGGTCACTCCTGCCACCGGAAGAAATCGTTGAAAACGTCGAGAACCTCCAGATCGAATACGGCGAAGTGTTGGCAACTAATAATATTCGTTACCGCCCTGCTGACGAGGTGGGAGATATGACAAGTGTGAAAGCACTGCGGATCGGCATGCTGATCAGCCACTCTGATCCGGTCCGGGATGACAACGATACCGCGGCTTACGCCCTTCCCGGCGAGACAATCACCGGGACCAGCGGTGGTGGTGCCGTCACTCACCCGGAGGATCGGCGTTTGCGCCGGACGTTCGTATCCACAGTAATGCTCCGCAACCGTGACTGA
- a CDS encoding pilus assembly PilX family protein, whose amino-acid sequence MMNRQAKIVSVSREHGATLIVSLIVLLVLTLIGIAGMNTSVMQERMAVNSQNSNRSFQAAESTVRSLMDQVYANNLDLLRESMQNASGLSSEVNVTIDSDNGVSGSYQARYLGEVIVTSGSSMDADESSNQLKGFRYELEGEANMTNTGASARVFKGIEYY is encoded by the coding sequence ATGATGAACAGGCAGGCAAAAATCGTTTCAGTTTCGAGAGAGCACGGGGCAACGCTGATTGTATCCCTGATTGTGTTGCTGGTGCTGACGCTGATCGGGATTGCCGGAATGAACACCTCGGTGATGCAGGAGCGCATGGCGGTGAATTCCCAGAATTCAAACCGGTCATTCCAGGCGGCGGAGAGTACCGTGAGATCTCTGATGGATCAGGTGTACGCAAACAACCTCGACCTGTTGCGAGAATCCATGCAGAACGCCTCCGGCCTGAGCTCCGAAGTCAATGTGACCATCGACTCCGATAACGGCGTTAGCGGAAGTTATCAGGCGCGTTACCTGGGTGAGGTCATTGTCACTAGCGGCAGCTCCATGGATGCTGACGAGAGCTCCAACCAGTTAAAGGGGTTTCGTTACGAACTGGAGGGTGAGGCCAACATGACAAATACCGGCGCATCCGCGCGGGTGTTCAAGGGCATTGAATACTATTGA
- a CDS encoding pilus assembly protein, giving the protein MKTNINFRLILSVVAMAFGATASGPVYADDTEIFFTPPGTSEIVKPNIMFIIDNSGSMGSTVDNAGTTRMGVVQTVTKNLIDKMQDVNVGVMKFNIQTKCDENNENCKRVTESGGHIMSAPVDVVNNADTLKGLIDDLYPVGNTPLSETLAETARYFRGDAPYYDDQPISSVISSTDESYISPVTYQCQKNYAVFLTDGAPTADDTDSAIGTYIGQTCGDGNASDSNGSCLDEVAGFLADSDLSASLDGDQYVITHTVGFHSDQALLSDTAAAGDGNYYLANDQAALEDAFDKIYQAVRAQGTTYVSPGVAINTFDRLNHLNTLYYALFRSDKGAIWDGNLKRYKLDIQTDDAGNSIAVIVDSNGNPAIDNTTGFFKETAKSWWSPVVDGPDVSLGGAASQLPTTTSSRNVYSNLDGTSSDLTNSGNEVVTTNTNITKADLGDSTMTDAEFEKIINWTRGVDVNDEDGDSDTTDARQLLADPLHSVPQLVIYDATTTPQDTTIYYADNQGFVHAVDGNTGESDFAFIPRELLKNQQAMMNSTDSSTKLYGMDGSVVKWSHDDNHDGKIVSSDNDFVRIFSGMRRGGRSYYALDVTNSSSPSLMWSITGGDGGTAGFEEMGQTWSTPVKTKVSIKKKVYDVLVFGGGYDPDQDSATTHTADDEGRAVYIVDATTGERLWWAGPSGSSADLVLSEMQYSIPASPKVLDINGDGLADQIYVGDMGGQIFRFDTGDSSKSNTLVVTGGRIANMGVTHSDLTETSEEKARRFYHTPDLFGIKIGGKRYLGLVIGSGYQAHPLNTTIKDRLYMLKIESVSSAPIDPSDSKEETILYETLTEDDLYDATDNLIQQGTDTQRSAASTELAGKHGWFIRLTNAGEKVLSESTTVNNEIYVTTYEPKASDNPCLPPTGTSRLYHLSAFDGRAVQNYDGTGADDALTKSDRYVELITAGLPPTPQRMRVEDTDVICIGTECKTINTVKGVVETYWYED; this is encoded by the coding sequence ATGAAAACAAACATCAATTTCCGCCTGATACTGTCAGTGGTGGCAATGGCGTTTGGCGCCACAGCGAGCGGACCGGTTTATGCGGATGATACCGAGATATTCTTTACACCGCCGGGCACCTCGGAGATCGTAAAGCCCAATATCATGTTTATCATCGATAACTCGGGCAGCATGGGTAGTACCGTTGATAACGCTGGCACTACCCGAATGGGTGTGGTTCAGACGGTGACCAAGAACCTCATCGACAAGATGCAGGACGTGAATGTCGGCGTCATGAAGTTCAACATCCAGACCAAATGTGACGAGAATAACGAGAACTGTAAGCGGGTGACGGAGAGTGGCGGCCACATCATGTCGGCACCCGTGGACGTGGTGAACAATGCGGATACATTGAAGGGGCTGATTGATGACCTTTACCCGGTGGGTAACACACCTTTATCTGAAACCCTGGCTGAAACCGCTCGCTACTTTCGTGGCGATGCCCCCTACTATGATGATCAGCCGATTTCATCGGTTATTTCTTCAACGGATGAGTCCTATATTTCGCCGGTCACCTACCAGTGTCAGAAGAACTATGCGGTTTTCCTGACCGACGGTGCGCCGACTGCGGATGATACCGATTCGGCTATCGGTACATATATAGGTCAGACCTGCGGGGACGGGAACGCATCGGATTCCAATGGCAGCTGCCTCGACGAGGTGGCCGGTTTTCTGGCCGATAGCGATCTGAGTGCCTCCCTGGACGGCGACCAGTACGTGATTACCCATACTGTCGGGTTCCACTCGGACCAGGCACTCCTGTCGGATACAGCCGCTGCCGGCGATGGCAATTATTATCTGGCCAATGACCAGGCCGCTTTGGAGGACGCATTTGATAAAATCTATCAGGCAGTCCGGGCTCAGGGCACAACCTATGTATCCCCGGGCGTTGCGATCAATACCTTCGATCGGCTGAACCACCTGAATACTCTCTATTATGCCCTGTTCCGGTCGGATAAGGGCGCCATCTGGGACGGCAACCTGAAGCGCTATAAGCTGGACATTCAGACGGACGATGCCGGTAACTCGATTGCGGTCATCGTGGATTCCAATGGTAATCCCGCTATCGACAACACCACCGGTTTCTTCAAAGAAACGGCAAAAAGTTGGTGGAGCCCTGTGGTTGACGGACCGGACGTCAGCCTCGGGGGGGCCGCATCCCAGCTGCCAACGACGACATCCAGCCGCAACGTTTATTCAAACCTGGACGGCACCAGTTCGGATCTCACGAACTCGGGCAATGAGGTCGTCACCACCAACACCAATATCACCAAGGCAGACCTTGGTGACAGCACCATGACCGATGCGGAATTCGAGAAAATTATCAATTGGACCCGTGGCGTGGATGTCAACGATGAGGACGGTGACTCGGATACAACCGATGCGCGGCAACTGCTGGCGGATCCGCTGCATTCTGTGCCCCAGTTGGTGATCTACGATGCCACTACCACGCCCCAGGATACTACTATCTACTACGCAGATAATCAGGGTTTTGTCCATGCAGTGGATGGCAATACAGGGGAAAGTGACTTCGCCTTTATCCCCCGGGAGTTGCTAAAGAACCAGCAGGCGATGATGAACAGTACGGACTCCTCCACCAAGCTCTATGGCATGGACGGCTCCGTGGTCAAGTGGAGCCATGATGATAATCACGATGGCAAGATCGTCAGCTCCGATAATGACTTTGTTCGCATCTTCTCCGGCATGCGTCGTGGCGGCAGAAGTTATTATGCTCTGGATGTGACCAACTCTTCGTCGCCGAGCCTTATGTGGTCCATCACCGGGGGCGATGGCGGCACAGCCGGGTTTGAGGAAATGGGGCAAACCTGGTCGACACCGGTCAAGACCAAAGTGTCGATCAAGAAAAAGGTTTATGACGTACTGGTCTTTGGCGGCGGTTACGACCCGGATCAGGATTCGGCAACCACCCATACTGCCGATGATGAGGGCAGGGCGGTGTATATTGTGGACGCAACGACCGGCGAACGCCTATGGTGGGCCGGCCCTTCCGGCAGCAGTGCTGATCTTGTGTTGTCCGAAATGCAGTACAGTATTCCGGCTTCTCCCAAAGTCCTGGACATCAATGGTGATGGCCTTGCCGACCAGATATACGTTGGTGATATGGGCGGGCAGATCTTCCGTTTTGATACGGGAGATTCCAGTAAGAGCAACACCCTGGTGGTCACCGGCGGGCGTATCGCCAATATGGGCGTCACCCATTCCGACCTGACCGAAACCTCCGAGGAGAAGGCCCGTCGTTTTTACCATACCCCGGACCTGTTCGGTATCAAGATTGGTGGCAAGCGGTATCTGGGCCTGGTGATCGGCTCCGGCTACCAGGCGCATCCGCTCAATACCACGATCAAGGACAGGCTCTACATGCTGAAGATTGAATCGGTAAGTTCGGCGCCAATCGATCCTTCAGACTCAAAGGAAGAAACGATACTCTATGAAACCCTGACCGAAGATGATCTGTATGACGCAACAGATAACCTCATTCAGCAGGGTACCGACACCCAGCGATCTGCTGCTTCGACTGAACTTGCGGGCAAACACGGTTGGTTCATTCGTCTGACCAATGCCGGCGAAAAGGTTCTGTCCGAAAGTACGACGGTCAATAACGAAATCTACGTGACCACTTATGAACCCAAAGCCAGCGATAACCCCTGCCTTCCGCCAACGGGTACCTCCAGGCTATACCACCTGTCGGCGTTTGATGGCAGGGCAGTTCAGAATTACGACGGCACAGGGGCTGATGATGCTCTGACCAAGAGCGATCGTTATGTTGAGCTAATTACCGCTGGCCTGCCCCCAACGCCCCAGAGGATGCGGGTTGAGGATACGGATGTTATCTGTATCGGTACGGAGTGCAAGACCATTAATACGGTCAAGGGTGTTGTGGAAACCTATTGGTATGAGGATTAA